In Luteitalea sp. TBR-22, one genomic interval encodes:
- a CDS encoding TonB-dependent receptor: MRAGRLALVCLAMLACALPAWAQLTRGIISGTATDSSGGVLPGVVVTVTNQATGAVRTAVTSDSGVYRAPALEPGVYQVRAELQGFKTYQVDGIQVASGQEVTLNPSLAVGGLQEAVQVTSDTAGVTLNRTNATVGMTMTSRQVVELPISPTRDITRVALLSPNVVSGPGAEGISANGQRTRNNNFMIDGSDNNDASVTIATTPVPPEAVQEIAVQTNPYNVEYGRSSGAQFNAITRSGTNAFRGDVFDYYANSKYNARSNVEKRTGFEDPAGFTRHQVGGGIGGPIARNKLFFFGLFQADIRREDGGPGTTANIPTPAGYATLQGVPLRAGQSAASRAAALNGMSFLQEVYAGNPVFTNVRTTSVNGVPVEIGQVNLPIQQNRDAYNTIGRVDWTMTQNDTLTGRFISDRPTTQNSTSNLQFGSRFAAESVTKDSNLALSHTRVINPTTLNEARFSYIRRDLSFPEADPVTPTTTITGFFTIGGLANFPQGRIQNSFQFQDVFSAQRGRHSLKFGADIRYLQLDNQAAFDSKGTYSFNNLQDYVNNFAFFFQQAQQTASFDARQTQLFFFAQDDFRITPNLTLNLGLRYENSSVPLGFFGAEDQESLNALVPGPVQRDNNNWAPRVGFAWSPTPQGGFLKSLVGGEGQSVVRGGYGIGYDVLFYNILTVNASNYPRVVVPRVDQVFDAYPNLLPVGGSAVFNPLATYVNTPVDAQYPRSNYWSLSFAREFNGSTSLEFGYNGSLSRNGINQLQANPGVLTDAQAALVRQTLNAAAIPSTQARRVFPQYGPRVLIATTAEGNYHSAYVSFNRRLTRGLQFRANYTFSRNMSNNDESLGVAAITAGSPQIPQDFNDIDAEWSLSAFDRTHRIVATWLYETPAVGNAFVRQLTGGWQLAGAYVGQSGQPFTILTGVDTNGNGAGGDRPNFDPSGTLTPDPDTGNLRTFTTSGMFLVPNGTNGLPLANSLGNGNLGRNTLRAPAWFNWDVSVGRRFRLWSSHSVFVRLDLYNAFNQDNYGVPVNSMSNPAFGTNTNNWGNRSALMSARYSF; the protein is encoded by the coding sequence ATGCGTGCTGGACGCCTGGCACTGGTGTGCCTGGCGATGCTCGCGTGTGCCTTGCCCGCATGGGCGCAATTGACACGCGGAATCATTTCGGGGACGGCCACCGACAGCAGCGGCGGGGTGCTCCCCGGTGTGGTGGTGACGGTCACCAACCAGGCGACGGGGGCGGTCCGTACGGCGGTCACGTCCGATTCGGGTGTCTACCGGGCGCCGGCGCTCGAGCCTGGCGTCTACCAGGTCCGGGCGGAACTCCAGGGCTTCAAGACCTACCAGGTCGACGGCATCCAGGTCGCTTCCGGCCAGGAGGTCACCCTCAACCCGTCGCTCGCCGTCGGCGGGCTCCAGGAGGCCGTCCAGGTCACCTCGGACACGGCCGGTGTGACCCTCAACCGGACCAACGCGACCGTCGGCATGACCATGACGTCGCGGCAGGTGGTCGAGTTGCCGATCTCGCCGACCCGCGACATCACGCGAGTCGCGCTCCTGTCGCCCAATGTCGTGTCGGGCCCCGGCGCCGAGGGGATCTCGGCCAACGGGCAGCGCACCCGCAACAACAACTTCATGATCGACGGGTCGGACAACAACGACGCGAGCGTGACGATCGCCACCACGCCGGTCCCGCCCGAGGCGGTGCAGGAGATCGCGGTCCAGACCAACCCCTACAACGTCGAGTACGGACGGAGCTCGGGGGCGCAGTTCAACGCGATCACCCGCTCGGGCACCAACGCCTTCCGCGGCGACGTGTTCGACTACTACGCCAACAGCAAGTACAACGCGCGCAGCAACGTCGAGAAGCGCACCGGGTTCGAGGACCCCGCGGGCTTCACCCGCCACCAGGTGGGCGGCGGCATCGGCGGCCCCATCGCGCGCAACAAGTTGTTCTTCTTCGGCCTGTTCCAGGCCGACATCCGGCGCGAGGACGGCGGTCCGGGCACCACGGCCAACATCCCGACGCCGGCCGGCTACGCCACGCTGCAGGGCGTGCCGCTGCGCGCCGGCCAGAGCGCCGCGAGCCGCGCGGCCGCGCTCAACGGCATGAGCTTCCTGCAGGAGGTCTATGCGGGGAACCCGGTCTTCACCAACGTCCGCACGACGTCGGTCAATGGCGTGCCGGTGGAGATCGGTCAGGTGAACCTGCCCATCCAGCAGAATCGCGACGCGTACAACACCATCGGTCGCGTGGACTGGACGATGACGCAGAACGACACGCTGACGGGGCGCTTCATCTCTGACCGTCCGACGACGCAGAACTCGACGAGCAACCTGCAGTTCGGCAGCCGCTTCGCCGCCGAGTCGGTCACCAAGGACAGCAACCTGGCGCTGAGCCACACGCGGGTGATCAACCCGACGACGCTGAACGAGGCGCGGTTCTCCTACATCCGCCGCGACCTGTCGTTCCCCGAGGCCGACCCGGTCACGCCGACCACGACGATCACCGGCTTCTTCACGATCGGCGGGCTGGCCAACTTCCCGCAGGGCCGCATCCAGAACTCGTTCCAGTTCCAGGACGTGTTCTCGGCCCAGCGCGGCCGGCACTCGCTGAAGTTCGGCGCCGACATCCGCTACCTGCAGCTGGACAACCAGGCGGCCTTCGACTCCAAGGGCACCTACTCGTTCAACAACCTGCAGGACTACGTGAACAACTTCGCGTTCTTCTTCCAGCAGGCGCAGCAGACGGCGAGCTTCGACGCCCGCCAGACGCAGTTGTTCTTCTTCGCGCAGGACGACTTCAGGATCACCCCGAACCTCACGCTCAATCTCGGCCTGCGCTACGAGAACAGCTCGGTGCCGCTCGGCTTCTTCGGCGCCGAGGACCAGGAGTCGCTCAACGCGCTGGTGCCGGGGCCGGTGCAGCGCGACAACAACAACTGGGCGCCCCGCGTCGGGTTCGCCTGGTCGCCGACGCCGCAGGGCGGCTTCCTGAAGTCGCTGGTCGGGGGTGAGGGCCAGAGCGTCGTGCGCGGCGGCTACGGCATCGGCTACGACGTGCTGTTCTACAACATCCTGACGGTCAACGCGTCCAACTACCCGCGCGTCGTGGTGCCGCGCGTCGACCAGGTGTTCGACGCCTACCCGAACCTGCTGCCGGTGGGCGGCAGCGCGGTGTTCAACCCGCTGGCCACCTACGTGAACACGCCGGTGGATGCGCAGTACCCGCGCAGCAACTACTGGTCGCTGTCGTTCGCGCGCGAGTTCAACGGATCCACGAGCCTGGAGTTCGGCTACAACGGCAGCCTGAGCCGCAACGGCATCAACCAGCTGCAGGCCAACCCCGGCGTGCTCACCGATGCCCAGGCGGCGCTCGTGCGGCAGACGCTCAACGCGGCTGCCATCCCGAGCACGCAGGCGCGCCGCGTGTTCCCGCAGTACGGCCCCCGCGTGCTCATCGCGACGACGGCGGAGGGCAACTACCACTCGGCCTACGTGAGCTTCAACCGTCGGCTGACCCGTGGCCTGCAGTTCCGCGCCAACTACACGTTCAGCCGGAACATGAGCAACAACGACGAGTCGCTCGGCGTCGCCGCGATCACCGCCGGTTCGCCGCAGATCCCGCAGGACTTCAACGACATCGATGCCGAATGGAGCCTGTCGGCCTTCGACCGCACGCACCGCATCGTGGCCACCTGGCTCTACGAGACGCCGGCCGTCGGCAACGCGTTCGTCCGCCAGTTGACCGGTGGCTGGCAGTTGGCCGGCGCCTACGTCGGGCAGTCCGGCCAGCCGTTCACGATCCTCACGGGCGTGGATACCAACGGCAACGGCGCGGGCGGCGACCGTCCCAACTTCGATCCGTCGGGCACGCTGACGCCCGACCCGGACACGGGCAACCTCCGCACCTTCACGACGTCGGGCATGTTCCTGGTGCCCAACGGCACCAATGGCCTGCCGCTGGCCAACAGCCTCGGCAACGGCAACCTCGGTCGCAACACCCTGCGTGCGCCGGCCTGGTTCAACTGGGACGTGAGCGTCGGCCGTCGGTTCCGGCTGTGGTCGTCGCACAGCGTCTTCGTGCGCCTCGACCTCTACAACGCGTTCAACCAGGACAACTACGGCGTCCCGGTCAACAGCATGAGCAACCCGGCGTTCGGCACCAACACGAACAACTGGGGCAACCGCTCGGCCCTCATGAGCGCGCGCTACAGCTTCTGA
- a CDS encoding phosphoribosylaminoimidazolesuccinocarboxamide synthase: MSHTPLLETTDVDLPLLRRGKVRDVFEADADHLLIVATDRISAFDHVLGSGIPDKGRILTQLSAFWFRHLAHVTPHHVVSTDVADFPAGARRAAAVLAGRSMLVRRTRPLPVECVARGYLEGSGWKDYQATGAICGHPLPAGLRQCDRLPTPIFTPATKAESGHDENISEAQAAAILGDEVFGRVKALTLALYTAGAAHAASRGILVADTKFEFGLVEEGGQDRVILIDEVLTPDSSRFWPADQYAPGGPQPSFDKQFVREYLERIAWNKQPPVPSLPTDVVERTREKYLDAFRRLTGADLA; encoded by the coding sequence GTGTCGCACACTCCCCTGCTCGAGACCACCGATGTCGACCTGCCGCTGCTGCGCCGCGGCAAGGTGCGCGACGTCTTCGAGGCCGACGCCGATCACCTGTTGATCGTCGCGACCGACCGCATCTCGGCCTTCGATCACGTGCTGGGGTCGGGCATCCCGGACAAGGGACGCATCCTCACGCAGTTGTCGGCCTTCTGGTTCCGCCACCTGGCGCACGTCACGCCCCACCACGTGGTATCGACCGACGTTGCCGATTTTCCGGCAGGCGCGCGGCGCGCCGCCGCCGTCCTGGCCGGTCGGTCGATGCTGGTGCGGCGCACCAGGCCCCTGCCGGTCGAGTGCGTGGCCCGCGGCTACCTCGAGGGGTCGGGGTGGAAGGACTACCAGGCCACCGGCGCGATCTGCGGACACCCGCTCCCGGCTGGCCTCCGGCAGTGCGACCGTCTGCCGACCCCCATCTTCACGCCGGCGACCAAGGCCGAGTCCGGCCACGACGAGAACATCTCGGAGGCGCAGGCCGCGGCCATCCTCGGCGACGAGGTGTTCGGCCGGGTGAAGGCGCTGACCCTCGCCCTCTACACGGCGGGAGCCGCGCACGCCGCCTCGCGCGGCATCCTCGTGGCCGACACCAAGTTCGAGTTCGGACTCGTCGAGGAGGGCGGCCAGGACCGCGTGATCCTCATCGACGAGGTGCTGACGCCGGACTCGTCGCGCTTCTGGCCGGCCGACCAGTACGCCCCGGGGGGGCCGCAGCCCAGTTTCGACAAGCAGTTCGTGCGCGAGTACCTCGAGCGCATCGCCTGGAACAAGCAGCCCCCGGTGCCGTCCCTGCCGACGGACGTGGTGGAACGCACCCGGGAGAAGTACCTCGACGCCTTCCGCCGGCTCACCGGCGCCGACCTGGCCTGA
- the nrdR gene encoding transcriptional regulator NrdR: MKCPYCGHLHDKVVDSRESREGEVIRRRRECLECGRRFTSYERVDEIPYMVVKKDGRRERFDRQKLIAGLLKACEKRPVRVNALEAVADRVEATLQERPDKEISTTEIGQHVMQELRQLDKVAYVRFASVYRHFRDIGEFMTELEDLIKSKD, encoded by the coding sequence ATGAAATGTCCGTATTGCGGCCACCTGCACGACAAGGTGGTAGATTCGCGCGAGAGCCGTGAGGGCGAGGTCATCCGCCGCCGGCGGGAATGCCTGGAGTGCGGCCGGCGGTTCACGTCGTACGAACGGGTGGACGAGATCCCGTACATGGTCGTCAAGAAGGACGGCCGGCGGGAACGATTCGATCGGCAGAAGCTGATCGCCGGGCTGCTCAAGGCCTGCGAGAAGCGGCCGGTCCGTGTCAATGCGCTCGAGGCCGTCGCCGACCGCGTGGAGGCGACGCTGCAGGAGCGCCCGGACAAGGAGATCAGCACCACCGAGATCGGTCAGCACGTCATGCAGGAACTCCGGCAGCTGGACAAGGTGGCCTACGTCCGCTTCGCGTCCGTCTACCGGCACTTCCGCGACATCGGCGAGTTCATGACCGAGCTCGAGGACCTGATCAAGTCGAAGGATTGA
- a CDS encoding helix-turn-helix domain-containing protein has translation MVMHREIDRLVAEMVDKGIHYADAAREFERRFLEHALKATDGSLTRCAALTGLHRNTLARKVAEYKLK, from the coding sequence ATGGTGATGCACCGGGAGATCGATCGCCTCGTCGCCGAAATGGTCGACAAGGGCATCCACTACGCCGACGCCGCCCGCGAGTTCGAGCGCCGCTTCCTCGAGCACGCGCTCAAGGCCACCGACGGCAGCCTCACCCGCTGCGCCGCCCTCACCGGCCTGCACCGCAACACCCTCGCCCGCAAGGTCGCTGAGTACAAGCTGAAATAG
- the groES gene encoding co-chaperone GroES, whose amino-acid sequence MNLRPLHDRLIVERIEEGEQQVNGIIIPDSAKEKPQQGKVVAVGKGKVKDDGKVSPLDVKQGDTILFGKYSGQEIKVDGKEYLIMREDEVLAVMA is encoded by the coding sequence ATGAACCTCCGACCGCTACACGATCGCCTGATCGTCGAACGCATCGAGGAAGGCGAGCAGCAGGTCAACGGCATCATCATCCCCGACTCGGCCAAGGAGAAGCCGCAGCAAGGGAAGGTGGTCGCCGTGGGCAAGGGCAAGGTCAAGGACGACGGCAAGGTGTCGCCCCTCGACGTGAAGCAGGGCGACACGATTCTCTTCGGCAAGTACTCGGGCCAGGAGATCAAGGTCGACGGCAAGGAATACCTGATCATGCGTGAGGACGAAGTCCTCGCGGTGATGGCGTAA
- a CDS encoding lysylphosphatidylglycerol synthase transmembrane domain-containing protein has protein sequence MTGYLKHVLILLVTVALLALFLRQADLTAVGRELTRAHPGGVVLAMLASVATFVFRTIRWQYLLQPTGHVPFAPALRATIIGFGANAMLPGRVGEVIRPYLLARKVDLDPTATFATIVLERALDMITLLVLFALSVALLDPAFAVNDGKMLHAVQFGGLMAALAALGGLGVAFVFAGHAERVGLITERLTRRLPARASQLAVKGVSAFGRGFSVLRSPQALALALVHSLGVWLSIALTTWAMAGAFELDFPFPGTFTVLMFMAVGVSVPTPGGVGAFHESVRLALTSLYAADNDRAVAYAVALHALSFIPVSLLTLYFVAREGLTLRRIEDITRTGLPPGAAPLAEGSQAG, from the coding sequence ATGACGGGCTACCTCAAGCACGTACTCATCCTGCTCGTCACCGTGGCGCTCCTCGCGCTCTTCCTGCGGCAGGCCGACCTGACGGCCGTCGGGCGGGAGTTGACGCGTGCCCATCCCGGTGGGGTGGTGCTCGCGATGCTGGCCTCGGTGGCCACCTTCGTCTTCCGCACGATCCGCTGGCAGTACCTGTTGCAGCCGACCGGTCACGTGCCCTTCGCTCCCGCCCTGCGCGCCACCATCATCGGGTTCGGCGCCAACGCGATGTTGCCCGGGCGAGTCGGCGAGGTCATCCGTCCGTACCTGCTCGCCCGGAAGGTCGACCTGGACCCGACGGCGACCTTTGCCACCATCGTGCTCGAGCGTGCGCTCGACATGATCACGCTGCTGGTGCTGTTCGCCCTGTCGGTGGCGCTGCTGGACCCGGCCTTTGCTGTCAATGACGGCAAAATGCTCCATGCAGTTCAGTTCGGCGGCCTGATGGCCGCCCTCGCGGCGCTCGGCGGCCTGGGTGTGGCGTTCGTGTTCGCCGGCCATGCCGAGCGGGTCGGCCTGATCACCGAGCGCCTCACCCGGCGACTGCCGGCCCGCGCCAGTCAGCTGGCGGTCAAGGGGGTGAGTGCCTTCGGTCGCGGTTTCAGCGTGCTGCGCTCCCCGCAGGCCCTTGCGCTCGCGCTGGTCCATTCGCTGGGGGTCTGGCTGTCCATCGCCCTGACCACCTGGGCCATGGCCGGCGCCTTCGAGCTCGACTTCCCCTTTCCCGGCACCTTCACCGTGCTGATGTTCATGGCGGTCGGCGTCTCCGTGCCCACGCCGGGCGGGGTGGGCGCCTTCCACGAATCGGTGCGGCTCGCCCTGACCTCGCTCTACGCGGCCGACAACGACCGCGCCGTCGCCTACGCCGTCGCCCTGCACGCGCTGTCGTTCATCCCGGTCTCGCTGCTGACGCTCTACTTCGTGGCCCGCGAGGGCCTGACGCTGCGGCGGATCGAGGACATCACCCGCACCGGCCTGCCCCCAGGGGCGGCGCCGCTCGCCGAGGGGAGCCAGGCCGGATGA
- a CDS encoding DUF4097 domain-containing protein, producing the protein MVVFVLLGVGVYQVTAPAAPADAPGFSLGRLMDMAKAQFHGPQARRTVARTATLVPGAEVAVLDLTGVPGPVVVEGTDRPDILVRLDATLGGLDAEDLDKQEKALTIALESAGPEARVRFGHDVRGRRLRLELRIDVPRRLKVRLGDTRMSAEVRGVAGLDLKDYAGDLRVEGLTGPVTGRYESGRAEFGDGTVLQLKTESGRVRLERPASVTLDSERTGIDIIDAAGPITIKEDYARMDIRGTGGPVRITGDGGTIALRQLAHALAIDATRLTVDAEIDTPVPVTIAVKDDDVDVTLPRTGGVNLEVAVTDGDLRVPDGLTPTVAGTKQSVTTAVNGGGPLVKLTLERGTMRVRGRSGT; encoded by the coding sequence GTGGTGGTCTTTGTCCTCCTGGGTGTGGGCGTGTACCAGGTCACGGCTCCGGCCGCCCCGGCCGATGCGCCCGGCTTCTCACTCGGGCGGCTGATGGACATGGCGAAGGCCCAGTTCCACGGCCCGCAGGCCAGGCGGACGGTGGCCCGGACGGCGACCCTCGTGCCGGGCGCCGAGGTCGCCGTTCTCGACCTGACCGGCGTGCCGGGCCCCGTGGTGGTCGAGGGCACCGACCGTCCCGACATCCTGGTGCGCCTCGACGCGACCCTGGGGGGCCTGGACGCCGAGGACCTCGACAAGCAGGAGAAGGCCCTCACCATCGCCCTCGAGAGCGCGGGCCCCGAGGCGCGGGTGCGGTTCGGGCACGACGTGCGGGGCCGCCGCCTGCGGCTCGAACTGCGGATCGACGTGCCGAGGCGCCTGAAGGTGCGCCTCGGCGACACCCGGATGTCGGCCGAAGTGCGGGGGGTGGCCGGCCTCGATCTCAAGGACTACGCCGGCGATCTCCGGGTGGAGGGCCTCACCGGGCCGGTCACCGGCCGGTACGAGAGCGGGCGAGCCGAATTCGGCGATGGGACGGTCCTGCAGTTGAAGACCGAGAGCGGCCGCGTTCGCCTCGAGCGGCCCGCGTCGGTGACGCTGGACTCCGAGCGCACGGGCATCGACATCATCGATGCGGCCGGGCCGATCACCATCAAGGAAGACTACGCGCGGATGGACATCCGCGGCACGGGCGGCCCGGTGCGCATCACCGGCGACGGCGGCACCATCGCGCTGCGTCAGCTGGCGCACGCCCTGGCGATCGACGCGACGCGGCTGACCGTGGACGCCGAGATCGACACTCCTGTCCCGGTCACGATCGCCGTCAAGGACGACGACGTGGACGTGACGCTGCCGCGGACGGGCGGGGTGAACCTGGAGGTCGCGGTCACCGACGGCGACCTGCGGGTGCCCGACGGCCTGACGCCGACGGTTGCCGGGACGAAGCAGTCGGTGACGACCGCCGTCAATGGCGGCGGGCCGCTGGTGAAGCTCACCCTCGAGCGCGGCACGATGCGGGTGCGCGGCCGCTCGGGCACGTAG
- the groL gene encoding chaperonin GroEL (60 kDa chaperone family; promotes refolding of misfolded polypeptides especially under stressful conditions; forms two stacked rings of heptamers to form a barrel-shaped 14mer; ends can be capped by GroES; misfolded proteins enter the barrel where they are refolded when GroES binds), with product MAKQIVYGADSRQAILRGVNHLADAVKVTLGPKGRNVVLDKKFGSPTITKDGVTVAKEIELKDPLENMGAQMVREVASKTSDIAGDGTTTATVLAQAIYREGAKNVVAGANPMEVKRGIDKAVEVVIEQLKSFAKPVSGNAIAQVGTISANSDSTIGTIIAEAMEKVGKDGVITVEEAKSMETSLEVVEGMQFDRGYLSPYFVTDPDRMEVVLENPVILIHEKKISSMKDLLPVLEQVARGGRPLLIIAEDIEGEALATLVVNKLRGTLQAAAVKAPGFGDRRKAMLEDIAILTGGRALTEDLGIKLENVKLEDLGRAKKVTIDKDNTTIVEGAGAAAAIEGRVKQIRTQVEDTTSDYDREKLQERLAKLVGGVAVIKVGAATETEMKEKKARVEDAMHATKAAVEEGIVPGGGVALIRAGKALEGLKLDTHDQQVGVSIIKRAIEEPMRWIATNAGQEGTIIVQRVKENDTVEFGYNAGAEKFEDLIAAGVIDPVKVVRTALQNAASIAGLLLTTEAMVCDIPEEKKPEPMPQGGGGMY from the coding sequence ATGGCCAAGCAAATCGTCTACGGTGCGGACTCGCGTCAGGCAATCCTTCGCGGCGTCAACCACCTCGCCGACGCGGTCAAGGTGACCCTCGGTCCCAAGGGACGCAACGTCGTCCTCGACAAGAAGTTCGGTTCGCCGACGATCACCAAGGACGGCGTCACCGTCGCCAAGGAGATCGAGCTCAAGGATCCGCTCGAGAACATGGGCGCGCAGATGGTGCGTGAGGTCGCGAGCAAGACCAGCGACATCGCCGGCGACGGCACCACCACCGCGACCGTGCTCGCGCAGGCCATCTACCGCGAGGGCGCCAAGAACGTCGTGGCCGGCGCCAACCCGATGGAGGTCAAGCGCGGCATCGACAAGGCCGTCGAGGTCGTGATCGAGCAGCTCAAGTCGTTCGCCAAGCCGGTGAGCGGCAACGCCATCGCCCAGGTCGGCACCATCTCGGCCAACAGCGACAGCACGATCGGCACGATCATCGCGGAAGCGATGGAGAAGGTCGGCAAGGACGGCGTGATCACGGTCGAGGAAGCCAAGTCCATGGAGACCTCGCTCGAGGTCGTCGAGGGCATGCAGTTCGACCGCGGCTACCTCTCGCCCTACTTCGTGACCGACCCGGACCGCATGGAAGTGGTCCTCGAGAACCCGGTCATCCTGATCCACGAGAAGAAGATCTCGTCGATGAAGGACCTCCTCCCGGTGCTCGAGCAGGTGGCCCGTGGCGGCCGTCCGCTGCTGATCATCGCCGAGGACATCGAGGGCGAGGCGCTGGCCACCCTCGTGGTCAACAAGCTGCGTGGCACGCTGCAGGCCGCGGCCGTCAAGGCCCCGGGCTTCGGTGACCGCCGCAAGGCCATGCTCGAGGACATCGCGATCCTGACGGGCGGCCGCGCGCTGACCGAGGACCTCGGCATCAAGCTCGAGAACGTCAAGCTCGAGGATCTGGGCCGCGCCAAGAAGGTCACGATCGACAAGGACAACACGACGATCGTCGAGGGCGCCGGCGCTGCCGCCGCCATCGAGGGCCGCGTCAAGCAGATCCGCACGCAGGTCGAGGACACCACCTCCGACTACGACCGCGAGAAGCTCCAGGAGCGCCTGGCGAAGCTCGTGGGCGGCGTCGCCGTCATCAAGGTCGGTGCGGCCACCGAGACCGAGATGAAGGAGAAGAAGGCGCGCGTCGAGGACGCGATGCACGCGACCAAGGCGGCTGTCGAGGAGGGCATCGTGCCCGGCGGCGGCGTGGCCCTGATTCGCGCCGGCAAGGCCCTCGAGGGCCTCAAGCTCGACACGCACGACCAGCAGGTCGGCGTCAGCATCATCAAGCGCGCCATCGAGGAGCCGATGCGCTGGATCGCGACCAACGCGGGCCAGGAAGGCACGATCATCGTGCAGCGCGTCAAGGAGAACGACACGGTGGAGTTCGGCTACAACGCCGGCGCCGAGAAGTTCGAGGACCTGATCGCGGCCGGCGTCATCGACCCGGTCAAGGTGGTCCGCACGGCGCTCCAGAACGCCGCCTCGATCGCCGGGCTGCTGCTCACCACCGAAGCGATGGTGTGCGACATCCCCGAGGAGAAGAAGCCCGAGCCGATGCCCCAGGGCGGCGGCGGGATGTACTAA
- a CDS encoding energy transducer TonB — protein sequence MSDASAVPPPDHEHHGSLMLPTGGHPTIDLEFGQGRQRISGAAVASAIAHVGFALLLFLGIRAVPAGQAVVEQKPDDSEIKLVFLAEPGPGGGGGGGGNRSPEPPRRMELPGRDKMSVPVAPKVNIEPPKVDPPKDPDPPPPVPQMNIPVQSLASGQNAIAGVIDRTAVPGGTSQGSGTGGGAGTGTGTGVGSGQGSGLGPGYGGGTGGGAYRPGSGVTSPTLISQVKPQYTTEAMRAKIQGRVLLEVVVMPDGRAGDIRVIRSLDRTFGLDEEAIKAMRLWRFRPGTRQGVAVPVLVTVEMDFNLR from the coding sequence ATGTCTGACGCGTCCGCCGTCCCACCCCCCGACCACGAGCATCACGGGTCGCTCATGCTGCCGACCGGCGGCCATCCGACGATCGACCTCGAGTTCGGTCAGGGACGGCAGCGGATCAGCGGCGCGGCGGTGGCGTCGGCCATTGCACACGTCGGCTTCGCCCTCCTGCTGTTCCTCGGCATCCGTGCGGTGCCGGCCGGCCAGGCCGTCGTCGAGCAGAAGCCGGACGACAGCGAGATCAAGCTCGTGTTCCTTGCCGAACCGGGCCCGGGTGGCGGCGGTGGCGGTGGTGGCAACCGGAGCCCCGAACCGCCGCGGCGGATGGAGTTGCCGGGCCGCGACAAGATGTCGGTCCCGGTGGCCCCGAAGGTGAACATCGAACCGCCGAAGGTCGACCCGCCGAAGGACCCCGATCCGCCGCCTCCCGTGCCGCAGATGAACATCCCGGTGCAGAGCCTGGCCTCGGGGCAGAACGCCATCGCCGGTGTCATCGACCGCACGGCGGTCCCCGGTGGCACGTCCCAGGGATCGGGCACGGGCGGTGGTGCCGGGACGGGGACCGGCACGGGCGTCGGGTCAGGGCAGGGCAGCGGGCTCGGTCCCGGCTACGGCGGGGGCACTGGAGGCGGCGCGTATCGCCCCGGCTCCGGCGTCACCTCGCCGACGCTCATCTCGCAGGTGAAGCCGCAGTACACCACCGAGGCGATGCGCGCCAAGATTCAGGGCCGCGTGCTGCTCGAGGTGGTGGTGATGCCCGACGGCCGCGCCGGCGACATCCGCGTCATCCGCTCGCTCGATCGCACCTTCGGTCTCGACGAGGAAGCCATCAAGGCGATGCGCCTGTGGCGCTTCCGCCCCGGCACCCGCCAGGGCGTCGCCGTCCCGGTGCTGGTGACCGTGGAGATGGATTTCAACCTGCGCTAG